TTCAGACAGAACCTTTGTATACCCGCTTAACGCAAATGTGCTACACAAAAGTGCAACTGCAAGCTCTGGATATAACACAAAAGTTCAAGCAGGTGAACAATTAATTTATCTTTGGAGTCACAATGAATGGATTAACGTTGAAAATGCAAAAGGTGTTCGAGGCTGGATTCTAAAGAATGACACAAGAGAATTCATTCCAAACATTTTCTTAAATCCTAAGGTGACTCAATCAGGAAATGCCACAACATTAGTTTGGGATAAATCGTTGAATTTTGCTGTAGGAAACAAGCTTCTTTCAAATGGAGTTGTTCAGCTTACTGGAAGCAAGCTTCATACTGTTTTACCGACTCAATCGATTAAAGGGTTGAAAAATATTTCAGCTACTTCTAGTACCATTACGTTAACACCTGAATCAGGCTATATGATTGGAGTACGTAACAACAGCAAGCAAACTCAGGTTAAGGTCATGCCAATTGGATTAGCTGGTAAGAAAATCATTGTTGATGCAGGTCATGGAGATCAAGATCCAGGTGCCGTTGGTCCAACAAAATTAAAAGAAAAAGATGTAACATTAGACGTTTCAAGAAAATTAAAAGCAGAGCTTGAGCGCCAAGGAGCGATTGTTACCCTTACTCGAAGTGGTGATACGTTTTTAACTTTGGCACAGCGTGTTGCGATTGCAAACTCATCTGACAATGATGCCTTTATTAGCATTCATGCAAACGCTAGTGTGAGCACATCTGCACGAGGTACAGAAACGTACTATAACACTGCCTATAACTTTAACGGTCCAAAAAGTAGTGTACTAGCTTCTTATATTCAAGATTCATTAGTTGATAGAATCAACACCTACGACCGTGGCACAAAAACAGCGAACTACTATGTTCTAAAAAATAACGAGCTACCTAGTGCATTAGTTGAATTAGCTTTTATCTCAAATCCAAACGAAGAATCAATGCTGAAAAACGACATTACACGTGGACAAGCTGCCGTTGGAATTGCTGAAGGCTTAAAAAATACTTCACTGGAGGAAACTAAGATGAAAAAGAAAAGTATGTTTGTTATCTCTTCTGTTTTTCTTACTGGATTTTTAGTAGGAAGCTACACCCCTACTCAAGTCGGTTCAGCTGCAAGCAATGTTGTGTTAGCAAGTGTTGAGTGGGTAACAAACCAAATTAATCCTCTTCAATCACGAGTAACAAAACTAGAAAGTGAAGTAGCCTCTCTAAAAAACGCCATTAAAGATGGCGGTGGCTCTGAGTCAACTTTGCCTTCTAAAGTTTATGTAAGCAGTGCATCTGCAACCGTTCATAAAGGAGCAACGAAAGATTACGCAGTTGTTGCTACGTTTATGAAAGGAAAAGAACTTTCTGTTATTGACGAACATGATGGTAGCACTGGTAAATGGTATCGCGTTGAATATGCAACAGGCAAATATGGCTGGATCTTTTCTGCTGATGTTTCAACAACAACAGTCGCTAAGCTTTCAACTGTAACAATCACTGCATCAGCAACCGTTCATAGAGGTGCAACAACAGATTATCGTTCAGTCGCTGTTTTACAAAAAGGGACAACCGTTAAATATGTAGGATCTTTCACTAACAACAACGGTGAACTTTGGTACAACGTTGAATTATCAAACGGTGTAAGAGGTTGGATTCAAGCAATCTATGGAGAGGTGAAATAATAGTATGGCTAAAAAAGTTCTATTAGGTGTTTTTCTGACACTTAGCCTACTATGGAATGCAGACGGAGCAAATGCTGCATCAATTAAAACATATTCTAATCCCGTTGCTGTCCAACTCGTTGATATTTCAACTAGTTCACTTAAATTACAAAGCATCTATGAATTAACGAATAAAGCAAACAACCAAAAAACTTACTTTTTACCGGGTCTTAATATAACGATTACCCGTTCACAAAGCAATGTAAACATTGACGCAGGATCAGCTTCTTTTTCTTCCGCAAGTGGATTTGAATTAAAAGAAGTGTATAACGTTGCGCAATATGCACGTTTCACCACAACAACTGATCTTAAAAGTGGGGCTACATCAGATTACCAGACGAAAAAGTCGTTAACAAAAGCCGAAACAGCTGAGTATATTGGAAGCTTCGTTAACAACAAGGGCGAAACATGGTTCAACGTTCAGGCTGCAGATGGAACAAAGGGCTGGGTCCCTGCTAAAACAACCTTAATTGACAAAAATACCGTTTCACTGCCGACAATTGCCTACGGTGCTAATGCTTATCGAGGCGGCATGTCTCTTCTGGCTAAAACAGCTGGTAAAGTAGCAATCGTCAATAATCTTGATCTAGAAGACTACTTAAAAGGTGTTGTACCAAATGAAATGCCCGCATCATGGCATAAAGAAGCTTTAAAAGCACAAGCAATTGTAGCGAGAAGCTATGCGGCTAACAGCATGTCTTTAAAAAATACAACCGCAAGCCAAGTGTACAAAGGCTACACATCTGAAGATGCTAGATCGAATCAGGCTGTTAGTGAAACAGCTGGTGTGGTGGTGAAGTATAACGGTAAGCCAATTCAAACATTTTTCTACTCAACAAGTGGCGGTCGAACCGCAAATGTTGGTGATGTTTGGAACTCAAATCAAGCGAGCTTCCCATACTTGATTTCCGTTGATGATCCATACGAAAATTCACCACACAGCAACTGGCAAAATTCATTTACATCAAGTATGATTTTAAATAGCTTCGGCTTAGATCCAGCAACAACAACACTTTATGATATTAAAACAAATCCAACAGGAGCCAATGGCGAGATAACAAGTGTCACCATTAGCACATCTGCTGGAGAAAAAACCGTCACAGGTAACGAGCTCACAATCCGTAAGCTCTTCCCAATCGAAGGAAGCTATGGCTTCTTAAAATCAAACTGGTTTACGTTGGATGTAAATAAAGAATACACCGTTCAAACCGCTAGTGGCCAACAATCACAACTAAGTGTTTCCGGCCAACAAGTGATGACGGGAACAAACACAACATCAACCATCTCATCATCAGATGTTTCCATTCAAACAGCAAGTGGAACCATCACCAAAGAAGCTGACCCTGCCTCTATTACCGCTACAGGTAAAGGCTGGGGCCACCGTATCGGCATGAGCCAATACGGCGCCAAAGGCTTCGCCGAAAACAACTGGAAAGCTGTTGATATTGTGAAGCATTATTTTCCTAATACGGATGTTTCGAAGTAAAGGCGAATAAAAAGCATGGATCTGAATTGATCCATGCTTTTTAGCTTTATGGAAATTCTAAGATGTTAGATATATTTAGAATGAAGAGCATTTTACTTCTATCAATCGTCTAACTTGGTTTTCATCACTTCTATGAAGACCATCTCACTCTCATTAATCACACAACTTGGTCTTCATTGCTCGTATGAAGACTATCTTGCTCCTATAAATCACCCTACTTGGTCTTCATCTCTCCTATGAAGACTATCTGCTCTCATTAATCACCTAACTTGGTCTTCATTGCTCGTATGAAGACCATCTCGCTCTCATTAATCACCCTACTTGGTCTTCATCTCTCCTATGAAGACCATCTCACTCTCATCAATCACCCTACTTGGTCTTCATCTCTCCTATGAAGACCATCTCACTCTCATCAATCACCCTACTTGGTCTTCATCTCTCCTATGAAGACCATCTCACTCTCATCAATCACCCTACCTGGTCTTCATCTCTCCTATGAAGACCATCTCACTCTCATCAATCACCTAACTTGGTCTTCATTGCTCGTATGAAAGCTATCTCACTCTCATTAATCACACAACTTGTTCTTAATCGCTCTCACGAAGACCATCTCTTACCATAAATACTAATTCAATAATGTATAAAGGTGATGATATTAGAATGTACAGCGAAGAGGTGTACTGATAGTACGAGTATTGGGACATAGTTGTGGATGATATGCGATATTATGTCTCGATTGTGCCGGAACCGGGACATAATTATGGATGACTTGCTATTTTTTGTCTCGATTGTACGGGAATCGGAACATATATCTGGGTGACTTGCTATTTTTTGTCTCGATTGTTCCAGTATCGGGACATATATCTGGATGACATGCTATTTTTTGTCTCGATTGTTCCAGTATCGGGACATATATGTGGATAACAAGCTGTTTTTTGTCTCGATTGTTCCAGTATCGGGACATATATCTAGATAACTTGCTATTTTTTGTCTCAATTGTTCCAGTATCGAGACATAAAAGTGGATAACTTGCTGTTTTTTGTCTCAATTGTTCCAGTATCGAGACATAAAAGTGGATAACTTGCTATTTTTTGTCTCGATTGTGCCAGTATCGAGACAGAAAAGTGGATAACTTGCTATTTTTTGTCTCGATTGTGCCAGTATCGAGACATATATGTGGATGACTTGCTATTTTTTGTCTCGATTGTGCCAGTTTCGAGACATATATGTGGATGACTTGCTATTTTTTGTCTCGATTGTGCCAGTTTCGAGACATATATGTGGATGACTTGCTATTTTTTGTCTCGATTGTGCCAGTAGAGAGAATCGGTTAAAAAAGGACGACTCATCTCCCCACAATTCCCCCCCCCCAACATTAAAAACCCCATTCACCAAGTGAATGGGGCCATCCCAACAAAATCCTCTATCATTCCTTCACCGACGTCCATTTCCCCGTCCTCTGACTGATAAACTCTAACAGCCTCAAGAAAATGAAAGGTGCAATCAAGATAATTAATATCGCAACCCATAACGTATTAAGAAGAAAATCTGTAAATCCACCGATTACAACTCTTGGTATATTCACCGTGAAATACACAAACAAGGCAATGTACAATGGATTTTTTTGCAAACGAAGAAACGCAATGTAGATCAGTTGAATAAACACACCAACATAAACCGTACCGAGTATTAAGCCAATATATCCAAAGTTCGCAAAAGCTTCACCTGCAAATAATGTGTTTAACACCCCTGCTGTTCCCTCTTCGACACGTTGTGGGAAGTAAACCTCCATCGCTAAACGAGCTGAACGTATTTGTTCAATGTCGTAAAGACCGATAATTGAAGATGGCAAGCTTTGTCCCATTAACAATGGCAATTTATCAGAGAATAGCTCTAAGTGCATGTAGTAACCAGCGATTTGCGTAAGAATTAAGCGACCGACCGGACCACGATTATAATCTAAAAATGCACTTGGATCGGACACACCTTGAATGACTACATATAAAACAATAATTCCACCGATGGCTATTGTCCCAAGAGCAATCACACGTGACCACGTAAGCTTAATCACTTGAAGGTAAAGCAGTAATAAAATAAACATTAATAGATAAAAGAATATCGGTGCTTTAGACAAATCATAAATTTGAATAAACACTGAGCATGAAAATGTAATAAGAAACAGTGCAATCCATTTCATTTTCATTGTTTTATAGCTATAAATAAACGTAATCATTGATAAAATCGGCGTTAGACCGATCGCAAAAATGTTACGAATAAGTGTATTCCCCTGGAAGCCTCGGGCAGCTTCAATACGAAGCTCAGCTAAGTTGCTGCTTCCTAGCAACATTTCAACAATTGGAATGGCTTCTAAATAATAGATCGTATAGGCAATCGATAGAAGAGAAAGTCCTGTTAATCCTAAGTACACAAGATATGTTAATGTATCTTGTTGAATAACTATTGGACTTTTTAAATAAGTATCAAATTCCTTTTCAGCTTTGAAACCAATCAAGTTTGAAACAAGATACATCGACAATGGCAGCATCACCATGACAAAACAAATTGTATAAAAGCCAATCACACGATAACGATCATCTGATAAGAGATTAATCATATAATGCTTATCAATGTCCAAGGCGATAAGTAAACTACCAATAAAGGAAGAAATAAATAATGAATAATAGAAGACAAGAGAAAGTAAATTTGGTTTTAATATGGACATCGTTCCTGCGGACTTTTTAAACAAATAAAAAGATAGAACAGCTACAATGAGCCAAATCGTGATATATAGCACTTGATTAGACCTCCAGCTTTGATGTTCTAAAATTGAAGCTTCTTTCGCCAATATTGTTGAAGTGACTAGATAACTAGAATCAGCAACAATACCTGCGAAAATAGCCTAACTGAGTTTTTCATAATTCCGGAATTGACTGGCACCACCAACAAAAACCAGGAATTGACAGACACCACAAACTAAAAAGGGGCGTCCGTTAAGCGCCCCTCTTTCTTATTTGTCGCTTATCATTTTAACAATTTTTTCGGAGGTGTTTCCATCCCCAAATATTGGTGGGTAGTCAGAATGGCATGGTGCTTGAACGGCTTCTAAGATTTTCTCTGTATCTGCTCCAACTAAAATGTTGGCATCTTGATGTAATGTTTCAACCCACTCGGTTTCATCACGAAGCGTCACACATGGAGTTTTCACAAAGTAAGCCTCTTTTTGTACACCGCCAGAGTCTGTTAAGATCTTTTTCGCATTTTTTTCTAAAGAAAGCATGTCCAAGTATCCGATTGGTTCAATAACCTTTAAACCTGGAATGGCGTCAAGATCTATACCAGATGATTTTAGCTTGTTCTTTGTTCTTGGGTGAATCGGCCATACCTTTGTTCCTTCAACCTTGCTGAATGCATCAAGAATATTGTTCATACGCTCAGGATCTTCTGTGTTTTCAGCACGATGAACCGTAATTAAGTAAAATTCTTTTTCTGTTAAGCCCAAGTCGTTCATTAACGTTGATTTGTCGGCAATGTCTTGGTTATACATAACCGCGTCATACATTACGTCTCCAACGTTAAAAACGTTTTTTGTAATGTTTTCTTTTTCAAGGTTTTGAACAGCCGTATCTGTTGGGCAGAATAGAAATTCTGACACATGGTCTGTTAAAATGCGGTTTACTTCTTCAGGCATTTTTTTGTTAAAGCTACGTAAGCCTGCTTCGATGTGAACAATTGGAATATGTAGCTTTGATGCAGCAAGTGCTCCTGCTAATGTTGAGTTTGTGTCACCGTACACTAACACATAATCAGGTTCTTCCTTTAGGATAATTTCTTCAATGCTTGTTAGCATATTTGCCGTTTGAACACCGTGAGATCCTGACCCTACGTTTAAATGATAATCAGGCTTTGGAATGTTTAATTCCTCAAAAAAGATATCAGACATATTGGCATCATAATGCTGACCAGTATGAACGATGATTTCTGTATGTTGCTTTCTAATTTCACGGGAAACAGGACCTGCTTTAATAAACTGTGGTCTTGCCCCAAGTATCGTTACAATCTTCATATTATCAACCCTTTAAGTTATTAATATAATTTTTCACTAGAATTGAATTGATGTTATAGGGATTATGATATTTGCTTCCCTTTACTTTAAATGATAGTGAATTAAGGTATTGAACATAGTTACCCGTAATTCCGTACCATTCCATCGGATCTTTATGATAACGGCTGTACAACTCTTTTTTATTATAAACCTTCTTTAACAGAGGATAGAGTGCCCCATATTTGTTTTTATAAGAAGTAGTCTTTCCAACCGGATTGTTCGGCTTATCAAAGTAATCCGGATACATGTGATGCAAAGTATAATCATATAAGTATTTTTTAAAACGTTGATCAACCGGAACCTTTAGGAAGAATTCTACGAGAAGGTCATCCCACAGTGGAATTTCCCAGCCCTGATGATAGAATTCGTATACTCTTAATGAGTTAATAATAAATTTCCCTTGTCGTTCCTTCCAATCCCAATACTCAAACAACGCACTTGCTTCTTCACGATTTTCATAAGGTAGTCCTTGAAGTTGTTCAGCAATAGACGTATGTACAGCCTTCGTAACCTGATGATCATTTGTCATCCATAAGCGATGATGCTTTTTCATAATTTCCTGAACAATTTCGTCTATTGTGTATGAGCGATCAATCATTAACTCATACGGAATATGACTTCCCGCAATAAAATCTCCTGAATGACCAGGCATAAACACATATTCATGATCTTGCGCATCTAAGTTTTGCAGAAGACTTTTCACTGCCGGCCAATCTTGAATATGGGCGATTGATGATAGATTCGTTCCGAAATCTTGATAATTTCTCCACTCATCTGAATGATACCATTGAAACCAATCGCTTTTTGTATAAGGAAAAACTGACCAATCTAAGCCAAGACGGTTCGCAATTTCCTTACTCCGTACCGCTTCCTTGCTTGTTGGAACACCATATGTGAAGGTTGTGATGTTTTTAACATCATATTCCTTTAACAACAGAGCAATAATACGAGAATCATATCCCCCACTTAAAGGGATAATCACTTTTTTATCTTTTATACGCTTAACCATTTGATCAAACGTTTGATGAAAAAGCTTTGCCAATACATCAGCTGCTTCCTCTACATTCATTTCCATTGGAGAATGATAATATCGGAAGTACGTTTCTTGAGTGAGCGTTTTTCCGTTAAAAATAAGAAACTGACCAGCCTCAACTTGGTACAACCCGTGATAAAGAGTACGATTGCCCGCTGCATACCCTGTTAAAAGAAATTCAGAAACCGATAGATCATGAAGCTCAGTATCAACATCACTTTGTGAAACCTGATCTTTAATGATGAGTCGGTCGTTTTTTTGTTGATAAAACAGAGGAATTGTTCTTTTACGATCAACTGCAGCAATTGTTTGCTCAGGATCATGATAAACAAGTGCAAACTCACCCTTAATTTTCTCAAAAAATTCCCGATGAAAGGATAGTTGAATAAGTTCATCAAGAGAGTTACTCGTAAACAACTTATCTTGATAGTAAAAGTATCCCCTAAAATATAATTCTTTATTGTCTATTTTTAACTGTGACCAGCTATTTGAAAGAGTCAGGCTCACATTATTGATTTCCAAGTCAATCACCTAATTTGCTGTTTCGTGGATTGTTTTTTTTCTTAGCTCTTTATCAACACGAGTGATAAGCAGGGTAGCAAGATACACGCCCCAAGCTAGAACGATGTATAGTGGAGATAATCCATTTTCCTGTACATAAACAATCCCGATCGTGCCGATAAGCATAATAAGAAAAATTAAAGACATTTTCCAGTATGAAACTGGTACATAGTATATTTTTTGACTTTTGATAAAAATATAAATAACCGCTATGATATTTGACACTAAGAAAGCCACAACGACTCCCCATATTGTATACTTTGGAATCAACAGAAGATTTAATACAATATTCAAAACGGCCGCTGCCATAAATGCATAGGAAATAATTTTTGTTTTCTTTTGAAAGAAAATTCCTACTGAAATAATTAAATAGTAGAAGTTTAAAAATGTTGCGGCTGCAAGCAGTGCTACATATTGATAAGCAGATTCATATCCATCTCCTAGCAATAAAATAACATAAGGCATAATGGTTGCCACAACGAGTACCCCGACTGTACCCATAATTAAAATAATCAGATACACCTTCGAAAAGAGCTCTTTACTATCAGGCTTGTCCTTTAATGACATTGAATAAGGTCTCCATGCCATTTGAATCCCACTTGTAACAAGCGTGATCAGTGCCGCAAATTTCGTCGCAACTCCATATATCCCAACATCTTCAGCTGTTTTCATAAACGCTAAAAAGAAGGAGCTGGAGTTTAAAATGACCCAGAATGCGATTGAAGCTGGTACTAGTGGTAGTCCGTACTTTAATAAGTCCTTTAAAACCTCTTTATTTATCTTAAAATTGATCGCTTTAGCTAAAGGTCGAGCCAATAAAAGGACAATCAGCACTCCACTAATAATGCGCGCATAAATAATTCCTTCAACAGATTCTATAACCAGTTCAAGGAAAAGATAGGAGCCAATGGCTACCAATAGCATTTTCAAAACAGTGAGAATAACAACCTTAAGTGTTTTAAATTCATATCTTAACACCGTTAAAACAAGAGCTGATAAGGTATCTAATAATAAAATCGCTATGCTCAGATACAACAGATAAAGTCCATTGTCTGACTTTAGTAAGGTGTCTGCAAAAAACGGACCTACAAGTACAACAACAAGAAAAAGAAGTAAAACCATAGCTAATCGTATATTTAATACATTTTGTACATATACTTTTCGCTTGTTTTCATCCTTCGTATCAAAATAATAAAAAGCTAACGCAGAATCTGTTCCTAGTATAACTAAAAACAGCAGCATCGAAGTCCATCGGTCAATAATATCAACTGGTGCATATTCTGGAGCAGTTAAAAAATGTGTATAAACCGGCATCATAATGAATGCAATCATTTTCGTTCCAACATTCATTAATGCATAAAGGAGGGAATCCCCTCCTAAGCCTTTTAATTTCTGTAACACCTATAACAGCTCCCGTTCCTCAACCATTCGTACAGGTTTAGCTGGGAAGCCTTTTACTACTGTTTTTTGTTCTGTATCTTTTGTGACCAGTGCACCTGCCGCAACAAATGTTTCTTCTTCCACAACAACGCCCGGTAAAAGGATTGAGGCGCCTCCTACACGTGCTGCGCGTTTTACGACTGCACCTTTAATTTTATCGAAGCGTTCTTCCGTACGTCCCATAAAGTTATCATTTGTTGTTGTCACACATGGTGCGATAAAGACGAAATCTTCAAGTGTGGTGTAAGCTGTGATGTAAGCATTTGATTGAATTTTTACTCTGCGACCGATTTTCACATAGTTTTCAACCGTTACGCCTCTACCAACAATACATTCCGGTCCAATTTCTACGTTCTCACGTACACTCGCTAAGTCCGCAACAAGTGTGGAAGACCCGATTGTTGAGCCGGCATAAAGCACTGCATTCGTACCAATTGTTACATCATCTCCTAATTGAAGAGGTGCAACAGCTCCTGAAAGCTTGACAGTTGATGTTTTCCCCGGTGACGGCTGTTTTCCTAATACAGCTCCATCTGCAATACGAACTCCATTACCAATCACTGTGCCATCATAAATTGTTACATGATTACCGATTGTTACGTTCTCACCGATCTTTACATTTTCGCCGATCACATTAAAGTGACCAAGTGTAACTGAATCGTTCACAACTACTGTTGAATGGATACTATTCATACGATCCGCTCCCGTCCCTATTACAGTTTGATATATCTCTCTGGCTTTTTCGCAACTTCTTTTAATGCATTACGAGTATCAAATACAACACGGCTGCTGTTTGCAATCATTTCATAATCAAATGTTGTATGATCTGTTGCAATTAATACTAAATCAGCTGAAGATAATAGATCTTCTGTTAGAGCAACTGTTTCAATTTGCTTATCAATTAAACGGAATGCTGGTACAAATGGGTCAACCACTGTATAATCCGCACCCTCTTTATCTAAAATCGTTAAAATATCTAAAACTGGTGATTCACGAACATCATCAATATCTTTCTTATAAGCAACACCTAAAACCGCAACTTTTGCTCCACGAAGTGCTTTTCCATCATGGTTTAGAATGCGCATCATACGATCTACAACTAATTCAGGCATTGAGTTGTTAATTTCACCAGCAAGCTCGATTAAACGAGTATGGTAGTTGTATTCACGTGCTTTCCATGTTAAGTAGAAAGGATCGATTGGAATACAGTGACCGCCAAGACCAGGACCTGGATAGAACGCCATAAAGCCGTATGGTTTTGTTTTTGCTGCATCAATCATTTCCCAAACGTCGATTCCCATTTTTTCACAAAGAATCGCCATTTCGTTTGCTAACGCGATGTTAATGTGACGGAATGTGTTTTCAAAAATTTTCTCCATCTCCGCAACAGCTGGGCTTGATACTTCAAACACATCTCCTTCAAGAACAGCACGGTATAATGCAGACGCAACCTTTGTACAATTTTCTGTTACACCACCAACAACTTTTGGTGTGTTTTTCGTTTTAAATTGCTTGTTACCTGGATCTACACGTTCTGGAGAATACGCAACAAATACTGTGTCTCCACATACTAAGCCTTTTTCTTCTAATGCCGGTACAACGATTTCTTCTGTTGTTCCAGGGTATGTTGTTGATTCTAAAACAACTAACATGCCTTCACGCGCATACTTCGCGATTTCTTTTGAAGAGCTTTCAACATAAGAAGTGTCAGGCTGTTGATGGTGGTCAAGTGGTGTTGGTACACAAATCGCCACAGCATCTACTTCTGTAATACGGTTATAGTCTGTTGTTGCTTCAAGCATGCCAGACTTGATGATTTCTTCTAGATCTTCGTTCA
This Metabacillus endolithicus DNA region includes the following protein-coding sequences:
- a CDS encoding SpoIID/LytB domain-containing protein, which gives rise to MAKKVLLGVFLTLSLLWNADGANAASIKTYSNPVAVQLVDISTSSLKLQSIYELTNKANNQKTYFLPGLNITITRSQSNVNIDAGSASFSSASGFELKEVYNVAQYARFTTTTDLKSGATSDYQTKKSLTKAETAEYIGSFVNNKGETWFNVQAADGTKGWVPAKTTLIDKNTVSLPTIAYGANAYRGGMSLLAKTAGKVAIVNNLDLEDYLKGVVPNEMPASWHKEALKAQAIVARSYAANSMSLKNTTASQVYKGYTSEDARSNQAVSETAGVVVKYNGKPIQTFFYSTSGGRTANVGDVWNSNQASFPYLISVDDPYENSPHSNWQNSFTSSMILNSFGLDPATTTLYDIKTNPTGANGEITSVTISTSAGEKTVTGNELTIRKLFPIEGSYGFLKSNWFTLDVNKEYTVQTASGQQSQLSVSGQQVMTGTNTTSTISSSDVSIQTASGTITKEADPASITATGKGWGHRIGMSQYGAKGFAENNWKAVDIVKHYFPNTDVSK
- the wecB gene encoding non-hydrolyzing UDP-N-acetylglucosamine 2-epimerase; this translates as MKIVTILGARPQFIKAGPVSREIRKQHTEIIVHTGQHYDANMSDIFFEELNIPKPDYHLNVGSGSHGVQTANMLTSIEEIILKEEPDYVLVYGDTNSTLAGALAASKLHIPIVHIEAGLRSFNKKMPEEVNRILTDHVSEFLFCPTDTAVQNLEKENITKNVFNVGDVMYDAVMYNQDIADKSTLMNDLGLTEKEFYLITVHRAENTEDPERMNNILDAFSKVEGTKVWPIHPRTKNKLKSSGIDLDAIPGLKVIEPIGYLDMLSLEKNAKKILTDSGGVQKEAYFVKTPCVTLRDETEWVETLHQDANILVGADTEKILEAVQAPCHSDYPPIFGDGNTSEKIVKMISDK
- a CDS encoding asparagine synthetase B family protein, with translation MEINNVSLTLSNSWSQLKIDNKELYFRGYFYYQDKLFTSNSLDELIQLSFHREFFEKIKGEFALVYHDPEQTIAAVDRKRTIPLFYQQKNDRLIIKDQVSQSDVDTELHDLSVSEFLLTGYAAGNRTLYHGLYQVEAGQFLIFNGKTLTQETYFRYYHSPMEMNVEEAADVLAKLFHQTFDQMVKRIKDKKVIIPLSGGYDSRIIALLLKEYDVKNITTFTYGVPTSKEAVRSKEIANRLGLDWSVFPYTKSDWFQWYHSDEWRNYQDFGTNLSSIAHIQDWPAVKSLLQNLDAQDHEYVFMPGHSGDFIAGSHIPYELMIDRSYTIDEIVQEIMKKHHRLWMTNDHQVTKAVHTSIAEQLQGLPYENREEASALFEYWDWKERQGKFIINSLRVYEFYHQGWEIPLWDDLLVEFFLKVPVDQRFKKYLYDYTLHHMYPDYFDKPNNPVGKTTSYKNKYGALYPLLKKVYNKKELYSRYHKDPMEWYGITGNYVQYLNSLSFKVKGSKYHNPYNINSILVKNYINNLKG
- a CDS encoding O-antigen polymerase, which produces MLYITIWLIVAVLSFYLFKKSAGTMSILKPNLLSLVFYYSLFISSFIGSLLIALDIDKHYMINLLSDDRYRVIGFYTICFVMVMLPLSMYLVSNLIGFKAEKEFDTYLKSPIVIQQDTLTYLVYLGLTGLSLLSIAYTIYYLEAIPIVEMLLGSSNLAELRIEAARGFQGNTLIRNIFAIGLTPILSMITFIYSYKTMKMKWIALFLITFSCSVFIQIYDLSKAPIFFYLLMFILLLLYLQVIKLTWSRVIALGTIAIGGIIVLYVVIQGVSDPSAFLDYNRGPVGRLILTQIAGYYMHLELFSDKLPLLMGQSLPSSIIGLYDIEQIRSARLAMEVYFPQRVEEGTAGVLNTLFAGEAFANFGYIGLILGTVYVGVFIQLIYIAFLRLQKNPLYIALFVYFTVNIPRVVIGGFTDFLLNTLWVAILIILIAPFIFLRLLEFISQRTGKWTSVKE
- a CDS encoding N-acetylmuramoyl-L-alanine amidase — translated: MFKNKPLHESQIVGNYVFVKNDGAVVRKGALSSYPTADTLTVNDDLKVIGTFINQNDEFWLRVQTSNNVTGWILATDTQKETKVNTTYYLNTNGVVRSGALDSYRQLASLSQSSAVYVIDTFENNNKELWYRVTLESGENGWIKSTAVTSKRINLNKSFVVGTNSTYVYKGAMHHYKKVTKLPYGSKVKVLFEFINDKNQHWYNVQLSNGTKGWVPKAELFASLSDRTFVYPLNANVLHKSATASSGYNTKVQAGEQLIYLWSHNEWINVENAKGVRGWILKNDTREFIPNIFLNPKVTQSGNATTLVWDKSLNFAVGNKLLSNGVVQLTGSKLHTVLPTQSIKGLKNISATSSTITLTPESGYMIGVRNNSKQTQVKVMPIGLAGKKIIVDAGHGDQDPGAVGPTKLKEKDVTLDVSRKLKAELERQGAIVTLTRSGDTFLTLAQRVAIANSSDNDAFISIHANASVSTSARGTETYYNTAYNFNGPKSSVLASYIQDSLVDRINTYDRGTKTANYYVLKNNELPSALVELAFISNPNEESMLKNDITRGQAAVGIAEGLKNTSLEETKMKKKSMFVISSVFLTGFLVGSYTPTQVGSAASNVVLASVEWVTNQINPLQSRVTKLESEVASLKNAIKDGGGSESTLPSKVYVSSASATVHKGATKDYAVVATFMKGKELSVIDEHDGSTGKWYRVEYATGKYGWIFSADVSTTTVAKLSTVTITASATVHRGATTDYRSVAVLQKGTTVKYVGSFTNNNGELWYNVELSNGVRGWIQAIYGEVK
- a CDS encoding lipopolysaccharide biosynthesis protein; this translates as MLQKLKGLGGDSLLYALMNVGTKMIAFIMMPVYTHFLTAPEYAPVDIIDRWTSMLLFLVILGTDSALAFYYFDTKDENKRKVYVQNVLNIRLAMVLLLFLVVVLVGPFFADTLLKSDNGLYLLYLSIAILLLDTLSALVLTVLRYEFKTLKVVILTVLKMLLVAIGSYLFLELVIESVEGIIYARIISGVLIVLLLARPLAKAINFKINKEVLKDLLKYGLPLVPASIAFWVILNSSSFFLAFMKTAEDVGIYGVATKFAALITLVTSGIQMAWRPYSMSLKDKPDSKELFSKVYLIILIMGTVGVLVVATIMPYVILLLGDGYESAYQYVALLAAATFLNFYYLIISVGIFFQKKTKIISYAFMAAAVLNIVLNLLLIPKYTIWGVVVAFLVSNIIAVIYIFIKSQKIYYVPVSYWKMSLIFLIMLIGTIGIVYVQENGLSPLYIVLAWGVYLATLLITRVDKELRKKTIHETAN
- a CDS encoding acyltransferase, with protein sequence MNSIHSTVVVNDSVTLGHFNVIGENVKIGENVTIGNHVTIYDGTVIGNGVRIADGAVLGKQPSPGKTSTVKLSGAVAPLQLGDDVTIGTNAVLYAGSTIGSSTLVADLASVRENVEIGPECIVGRGVTVENYVKIGRRVKIQSNAYITAYTTLEDFVFIAPCVTTTNDNFMGRTEERFDKIKGAVVKRAARVGGASILLPGVVVEEETFVAAGALVTKDTEQKTVVKGFPAKPVRMVEERELL